One Ethanoligenens harbinense YUAN-3 genomic window carries:
- the whiA gene encoding DNA-binding protein WhiA, with protein sequence MSYAHDVKMELCDQVPQDENGRRAQAYGLLLFGRHFGPKGISLRTEHACVAKCCASLLGALFSVHPVQQMRARADGRAYMELSVQPPAKAVEMFVSFGYDVHTVSLRINRANIETEENVRDFLRGAFLSCGSVVDPEKDYHLEFVTSHLNLGKDLTCLLEEQGFEPKNIWRGGKFIVYFKDSGQIEDILTYMGAVRQSLELMNIKVYKDLRNKANRVTNCETANIDKTVNAAAAQVAAIKKLMETHGYEQLPEELREMARLRLAHPDMSLRELGTLLEQPLSRSGVNHRLRKIVEFANNR encoded by the coding sequence TTGTCCTACGCGCATGATGTGAAAATGGAACTTTGCGATCAGGTTCCGCAGGATGAGAACGGGCGGCGCGCGCAGGCCTATGGTCTGCTGCTGTTCGGGCGGCATTTCGGGCCAAAAGGGATCTCGCTGCGTACCGAGCACGCATGTGTGGCGAAATGCTGCGCTTCGTTGCTAGGTGCGCTGTTTTCCGTGCATCCGGTTCAGCAGATGCGTGCGCGGGCAGACGGTAGGGCGTATATGGAACTTTCCGTGCAGCCTCCGGCCAAAGCCGTGGAGATGTTTGTTTCCTTCGGATACGACGTGCATACGGTTAGTTTGCGCATCAACCGCGCCAACATCGAAACCGAGGAGAATGTGCGCGATTTTCTGCGCGGTGCGTTTCTCTCCTGTGGCTCGGTGGTGGACCCTGAAAAAGATTACCATCTCGAATTTGTGACGTCCCACCTCAATCTGGGCAAGGACCTCACCTGCCTGCTCGAGGAACAGGGGTTTGAACCCAAAAATATCTGGCGCGGCGGAAAATTCATCGTGTATTTCAAGGATAGCGGGCAGATCGAGGATATCCTCACCTATATGGGCGCTGTCCGACAGTCGTTGGAACTGATGAACATCAAGGTCTATAAGGATCTGCGCAACAAGGCCAACCGCGTGACCAACTGCGAGACCGCCAATATCGACAAGACGGTGAACGCCGCGGCCGCACAGGTGGCGGCCATCAAAAAACTGATGGAGACGCACGGCTATGAGCAGTTGCCGGAGGAACTGCGCGAAATGGCGCGCCTGCGGCTGGCACACCCGGATATGTCACTGCGGGAACTGGGTACGCTGCTTGAACAGCCGCTCAGCCGGTCGGGAGTCAACCATCGGCTGCGGAAGATCGTGGAATTCGCAAACAATCGGTAG
- a CDS encoding DNA polymerase III subunit alpha, whose protein sequence is MSGFVHLHLHSEYSLLDGACRIGDIPARAKELGQAAAAITDHGVMYGVMDFYKAARKAGVKPIIGCEVYTAARTRHDKQYHPDASHGHLVLLCENMQGYRNLIRLVSQAFIDGFYGKPRVDWDLLTQYHEGLIALSACLSGEVPKLLLAGNEAGARAKVEAYAALFGEDHFYLELQDHGMPEQQRVNAGLLEIARVSGLPLVATNDAHYLRKEDAYLQKMLLCIQTNRTVDEPGVGFPTDEFYMKSEEEMRALFPQVPEACDNTVAIAKRCNVEFTFGKTILPHFEVPGGQEHGAYLRGMAERGLADRYGPQPDDTVKERLDYELDVITRMGYVDYYLIVHDFIRHAKEAGIPVGPGRGSGAGSLVAYCVGITGIDPMRYHLLFERFLNPERISMPDFDIDFCYERRQEVIDYVVRKYGSDHVAQIITFGTMAARAAIRDVGRAMGVPYAEVDRTAKMVPAELGMTIAKALEHSEDLRTRYDADETVRRLLDTAKGLEGMPRHASTHAAGVVITRDPVDSYVPLQKNDESIVTQFTMTTLEELGLLKMDFLGLRTLTVIRYAENRIREQYVPDFSIEQIALNDHAVYDMLGSGNTEGVFQFESPGMRHTIMELGPEHMEDLIAVISLFRPGPMESIPRYIENRHHPEKVAYRHPLLKDILDVTYGCIVYQEQVMEIVRKLGGYSYGRADLVRRAMAKKKAAVMQQERDHFIHGLRREDGTFECVGAVRNGVDESTANAIFDEMSSFASYAFNKSHAAAYALVSYQTAYLKCHYPKEYFAALLTSVLENSAKVSEYINECVRLHIGILPPDVNESMNGFTVSGNNIRFGLDAVKNLGRGFIRSLVRERAENGPFASFRDFVRRALPYDLNRRMLESLIKCGAFDSLHYKRRQLMLGYEALLAQEETTRKNNLSGQVSLFGTPAAPTDKQENLKDAEEFAPRERLAYEKEVLGFYLTGHPVERYRAAIRRLKLPSVGTILEHEEHISNDADGTSVSLAGIVQSKQTKITKNNETMAFCTLDDGSGTIELIVFPRVLEQFRPLFEPDSAVIVSGRVSIREDEPPKLLCNRAEPLVRNQTGEDTGVGATKNERHGLFLRVPSQTSKLFRRAENVMAVFDGTFPLYVYFEDKHKLTLAPQKLWVSVNDVLLDELREILGEENVRLCPENGCETAANGLS, encoded by the coding sequence ATGTCCGGTTTTGTTCATCTGCATCTGCACAGCGAATACAGTCTGCTGGACGGCGCCTGCCGCATCGGCGACATTCCCGCACGCGCCAAAGAGCTGGGGCAGGCGGCTGCGGCCATCACCGACCACGGCGTGATGTACGGCGTCATGGATTTCTACAAGGCCGCCCGCAAAGCGGGCGTTAAGCCGATCATCGGCTGCGAGGTCTATACGGCGGCGCGCACCCGGCACGACAAGCAGTATCACCCGGATGCATCGCATGGGCACCTGGTGCTGCTTTGCGAAAACATGCAGGGTTACCGCAACCTCATCCGGCTGGTCTCGCAGGCGTTCATTGACGGCTTTTACGGCAAACCGCGGGTGGATTGGGATCTGCTCACCCAATACCATGAGGGGCTCATCGCCCTTTCGGCCTGCCTCTCGGGCGAGGTGCCGAAACTCTTGCTGGCGGGCAACGAGGCGGGCGCGCGCGCAAAGGTGGAAGCCTATGCCGCGTTGTTTGGCGAGGATCACTTTTATCTGGAATTGCAGGATCACGGCATGCCCGAGCAGCAGCGGGTGAACGCGGGCCTGCTGGAAATCGCGCGCGTGTCCGGCCTGCCGCTGGTGGCAACCAACGACGCGCATTATCTGCGCAAAGAGGATGCTTATCTTCAGAAAATGTTGCTCTGCATCCAGACCAACCGCACGGTGGACGAACCGGGTGTGGGATTTCCGACGGATGAATTCTATATGAAGTCTGAGGAGGAAATGCGCGCGCTGTTCCCGCAGGTGCCGGAAGCGTGCGACAATACCGTCGCCATTGCCAAGCGGTGCAATGTGGAGTTCACGTTCGGCAAGACCATCCTGCCGCATTTCGAGGTGCCGGGCGGGCAGGAGCACGGTGCCTATCTGCGCGGCATGGCCGAGCGTGGACTGGCCGATAGATACGGCCCGCAGCCGGATGACACCGTGAAGGAACGGCTGGATTACGAACTGGATGTCATCACGCGCATGGGATATGTGGACTATTACCTCATTGTCCACGATTTCATCCGTCATGCCAAAGAGGCCGGCATTCCGGTGGGGCCGGGGCGCGGTTCGGGGGCAGGCAGTCTGGTGGCGTATTGCGTCGGCATCACGGGCATCGACCCCATGCGCTACCACCTGCTGTTTGAGCGCTTCCTGAATCCCGAGCGCATCAGCATGCCGGATTTTGACATTGATTTTTGCTATGAGCGGCGGCAGGAGGTCATTGATTACGTTGTGCGGAAATACGGCTCCGACCATGTGGCGCAGATCATCACGTTCGGCACAATGGCGGCCCGCGCTGCTATCCGCGATGTGGGCCGCGCGATGGGGGTACCCTATGCCGAGGTAGACCGCACGGCCAAAATGGTGCCGGCCGAGCTGGGTATGACCATCGCAAAAGCGCTGGAACATTCCGAGGATCTGCGTACCCGGTATGATGCCGATGAAACCGTGCGTCGGCTGCTCGACACCGCCAAAGGCTTGGAGGGCATGCCCCGCCACGCCTCCACCCATGCGGCGGGCGTGGTCATCACGCGCGACCCGGTAGACAGCTATGTGCCGCTGCAAAAAAACGACGAGTCTATCGTTACCCAGTTCACCATGACCACGCTGGAAGAACTGGGCCTACTTAAGATGGATTTCCTGGGCCTGCGCACGCTCACCGTCATCCGCTATGCGGAAAACCGCATCCGCGAACAGTATGTGCCGGATTTCTCCATCGAGCAGATTGCGCTGAACGACCATGCTGTCTACGACATGCTCGGGTCAGGGAACACCGAGGGGGTGTTCCAGTTTGAATCGCCGGGCATGCGGCACACCATTATGGAACTGGGCCCGGAGCACATGGAAGACCTCATCGCGGTCATCTCCCTGTTCCGTCCCGGCCCGATGGAATCCATTCCACGCTATATCGAGAACCGCCACCATCCTGAAAAGGTCGCCTACCGGCATCCGCTTCTGAAGGATATCCTCGATGTCACCTACGGATGCATTGTCTACCAGGAGCAGGTGATGGAGATTGTGCGCAAACTGGGCGGCTATTCCTACGGGCGGGCCGACTTGGTGCGGCGCGCCATGGCCAAGAAAAAAGCGGCTGTCATGCAGCAGGAGCGAGATCACTTTATTCACGGCCTGCGGCGGGAAGACGGTACGTTCGAGTGTGTGGGTGCGGTGCGCAACGGCGTGGACGAATCGACTGCCAACGCAATCTTTGACGAGATGAGCAGTTTTGCATCCTATGCGTTCAACAAGTCTCACGCCGCGGCCTACGCGCTCGTGTCCTACCAGACAGCGTATCTCAAATGCCATTATCCAAAGGAATATTTCGCGGCGCTGCTCACCAGCGTGCTGGAAAACTCGGCGAAAGTGTCGGAATACATCAACGAATGCGTGCGGCTGCACATCGGCATTCTGCCGCCGGATGTGAATGAAAGCATGAACGGTTTCACCGTCAGCGGAAATAACATCCGATTTGGACTGGACGCGGTCAAGAACCTCGGGCGGGGGTTTATCCGGTCGCTGGTGCGGGAGCGGGCGGAAAACGGCCCGTTCGCATCTTTCCGTGACTTTGTCCGCCGGGCGCTACCGTATGATCTCAACCGCCGGATGCTCGAAAGTCTCATCAAATGCGGCGCGTTCGACAGCCTGCATTATAAACGCCGCCAACTGATGCTTGGCTACGAAGCCCTGCTGGCACAGGAAGAGACCACGCGCAAAAACAACCTTTCCGGGCAGGTGAGCCTGTTCGGCACGCCCGCCGCTCCCACGGACAAACAGGAAAACTTGAAAGATGCAGAGGAATTTGCGCCCCGTGAGCGTTTGGCATATGAAAAAGAAGTGCTCGGGTTTTATCTCACCGGACACCCTGTGGAACGGTATCGCGCGGCCATCCGCAGGCTGAAGCTTCCGTCGGTCGGTACAATTCTGGAACATGAGGAGCACATATCGAACGATGCGGATGGCACGTCCGTTTCGCTGGCGGGCATTGTGCAGTCTAAACAAACCAAGATTACCAAAAACAATGAGACAATGGCTTTTTGCACGCTTGACGACGGCAGCGGGACCATCGAACTCATCGTGTTCCCCCGGGTGCTGGAACAGTTCCGGCCGCTGTTTGAGCCGGACAGCGCCGTTATTGTGTCCGGGCGGGTCAGCATCCGCGAGGACGAGCCGCCGAAGCTGCTGTGCAATCGGGCCGAGCCGCTTGTACGGAACCAAACGGGGGAGGACACAGGTGTGGGAGCAACGAAAAACGAACGGCATGGCCTGTTTCTGCGTGTGCCTTCGCAGACCAGCAAGCTGTTCCGACGCGCGGAGAACGTGATGGCCGTGTTTGACGGCACATTCCCGCTGTACGTTTATTTTGAAGACAAACACAAGCTTACGCTTGCGCCCCAAAAGCTTTGGGTAAGCGTCAACGATGTGCTTCTTGACGAACTCAGGGAGATTTTGGGGGAAGAAAATGTGCGCCTGTGCCCTGAAAATGGTTGCGAAACGGCCGCCAATGGTTTATCATAA
- a CDS encoding sulfide/dihydroorotate dehydrogenase-like FAD/NAD-binding protein gives MFKIVSKRVLNPTVTLMEIEAPFVAKKIQAGQFIILRIDEYGERVPFTVADTDVEKGTVTIIFQIVGKTTKELSRLNAGDSLRDFVGPLGRPTELEGVKKAAVIGGGLGCAIAYPQAKHLFQSGAHVDIIAGFRSKDIVILEDEMKAVSNRLIICTDDGSYGKKGFVTNALEDEIKAGADYDCVIAIGPLPMMKFVSLLTKKYNIRTIVSLNPIMIDGTGMCGGCRVTVGGKTKFACVDGPDFDGHEVDFDEAMKRLGTYKAEEHAALDHYCKLNNLV, from the coding sequence ATGTTTAAAATTGTTTCGAAAAGGGTTTTAAATCCCACCGTTACCTTGATGGAGATTGAAGCGCCTTTTGTCGCCAAAAAAATCCAGGCCGGTCAGTTTATCATTCTCCGCATCGATGAATATGGCGAGCGCGTGCCGTTCACGGTGGCGGATACGGATGTGGAAAAAGGCACTGTCACGATCATTTTCCAGATCGTCGGAAAAACCACAAAAGAACTCAGCCGGCTGAACGCCGGAGATTCTTTAAGGGATTTCGTTGGTCCGCTTGGCAGGCCTACTGAGCTTGAAGGCGTCAAAAAAGCGGCCGTCATCGGCGGCGGTCTTGGCTGCGCCATCGCCTACCCGCAGGCGAAGCATTTGTTCCAGTCCGGTGCGCATGTCGATATCATTGCCGGTTTCCGCAGCAAGGATATCGTGATCCTGGAAGACGAAATGAAAGCGGTTTCCAACAGGCTGATCATCTGCACCGACGATGGTTCCTACGGCAAAAAAGGCTTTGTGACCAACGCGCTGGAAGACGAGATCAAAGCCGGCGCGGATTACGACTGCGTGATTGCCATCGGGCCGCTGCCGATGATGAAATTTGTTTCGCTGCTCACGAAGAAATACAACATCCGTACGATCGTCAGCCTCAACCCCATCATGATCGATGGGACGGGTATGTGTGGCGGCTGCCGTGTAACGGTGGGCGGAAAAACCAAATTTGCGTGCGTGGACGGTCCGGACTTCGACGGCCATGAAGTGGATTTTGACGAAGCGATGAAACGTCTTGGCACCTATAAGGCAGAAGAGCACGCGGCGCTGGATCACTACTGCAAGCTGAACAATCTGGTGTGA
- the pfkA gene encoding 6-phosphofructokinase produces the protein MADLNKTIGVLTSGGDSPGMNAAIRAVVRTGIAKGLHVVGIKRGYNGLITGDLLDMDLRSVSDIIHRGGTVLYTARSPEFKTEEGMQKAIKVCKEHNIAGIAVIGGDGSFRGASDLSERGIPCVGIPGTIDNDISSSDYTIGFDTSVNTAMEMVDRLRDTTESHDRCSVVEVMGRRAGWIALDTAIAVGATAVLVPEIAYDVEKELVPRIREIQKTGKKHYIIIVAEGVGHTAEIAKLVEEKTGIETRATVLGHVQRGGSPTVRDRVVASQMGYHAVELLAAGIGNRVVVMKDSKIVDYDIYEALKMVKPFDKNLYDISNTINI, from the coding sequence ATGGCAGACTTGAATAAGACGATTGGCGTATTGACGAGCGGCGGGGATTCGCCTGGCATGAATGCGGCCATCCGCGCCGTTGTGCGTACGGGCATAGCGAAAGGCCTGCATGTGGTCGGCATCAAGCGCGGGTATAACGGCCTGATCACCGGCGACCTGCTCGATATGGATTTGCGTAGCGTATCCGATATCATCCATCGCGGCGGCACGGTATTGTATACCGCCCGCAGCCCGGAATTCAAGACCGAAGAAGGCATGCAGAAAGCCATCAAGGTCTGCAAAGAGCACAACATCGCCGGTATCGCCGTGATCGGCGGAGACGGTTCGTTCCGCGGCGCGTCCGACCTTTCCGAACGCGGCATCCCGTGCGTTGGTATCCCCGGCACCATTGATAACGACATTTCTTCCAGCGATTACACCATCGGGTTCGATACATCCGTTAACACCGCAATGGAAATGGTCGACCGCCTGCGTGACACCACCGAATCACACGACCGCTGTAGTGTGGTGGAAGTGATGGGGCGTCGGGCGGGTTGGATCGCGCTGGATACGGCAATCGCCGTGGGTGCCACCGCCGTTCTGGTACCGGAGATCGCGTATGATGTGGAAAAAGAGCTGGTTCCCCGTATCCGTGAGATTCAGAAGACGGGCAAGAAGCATTACATAATTATTGTGGCCGAAGGCGTCGGCCATACGGCCGAGATTGCAAAATTGGTCGAAGAAAAAACGGGCATCGAAACGCGTGCCACGGTTCTTGGCCATGTGCAGCGCGGCGGTTCTCCGACGGTGCGTGACCGTGTGGTCGCTTCACAGATGGGTTATCACGCGGTGGAACTGCTTGCGGCGGGTATCGGCAACCGGGTCGTTGTCATGAAAGACAGTAAGATCGTGGATTATGATATTTATGAAGCCCTGAAGATGGTCAAGCCGTTCGACAAGAATCTGTATGACATTTCCAACACCATCAACATCTGA
- the gltA gene encoding NADPH-dependent glutamate synthase has product MPNMNKSKLPAPEQAPDVRITNFEEVTGTYTAEMAREEAQRCLNCKNRPCVEGCPVNVQIPEFIKLIAEGDDEGAYAKISETNALPAVCGRVCPQETQCEGKCVRGIKGEPVAIGRLERYAADTHRAKGGAAPAVPASNGHRVAIVGSGPAGLACAGALAQLGYEVTVYEAFHTPGGVLMYGIPEFRLPKSIVAQEVENLTKMGVTINTNSIIGRLFTIEELINEMGYEAVFIGSGAGLPRFMGIPGEGLVGVYSANEFLTRVNLMKAYKENYDTPIKKSHRVAIIGGGNVAMDAARSAKRLGAKEVYIVYRRSEHELPARAEEVHHAKEEGIIFKFLTSPVEIHGDENGIVRSIECVEMELGEPDASGRRRPKAKEGSNFEIPLDSVIMAIGTTPNPLITATTPGLDANSHGCIVADEDGKTTHKAVYAGGDAVTGAATVILAMGAGRQAAHAIDKYIKSKVAVAK; this is encoded by the coding sequence ATGCCGAATATGAATAAAAGCAAGCTGCCCGCTCCCGAGCAGGCGCCTGATGTACGTATAACGAATTTCGAGGAAGTGACCGGCACCTATACTGCGGAAATGGCGCGGGAAGAAGCTCAGCGCTGCCTGAACTGCAAAAACCGTCCCTGTGTGGAAGGCTGCCCGGTGAATGTCCAGATCCCGGAATTCATCAAACTGATTGCCGAGGGTGACGACGAAGGCGCCTATGCCAAGATCAGCGAAACCAACGCATTGCCGGCCGTGTGCGGCCGTGTCTGCCCGCAGGAAACTCAGTGCGAAGGTAAATGTGTGCGCGGCATCAAGGGCGAGCCGGTCGCCATCGGCCGTCTGGAACGTTACGCGGCGGATACGCACCGCGCCAAGGGCGGTGCGGCGCCGGCGGTGCCAGCATCCAATGGTCACCGCGTGGCAATCGTCGGTTCCGGCCCTGCGGGCTTGGCCTGTGCCGGTGCGCTGGCACAGCTCGGCTATGAAGTCACCGTTTACGAGGCGTTCCATACCCCCGGCGGCGTGCTGATGTATGGTATTCCGGAATTCCGTCTTCCTAAGAGCATTGTGGCGCAGGAAGTGGAAAACCTGACGAAGATGGGCGTGACCATCAACACCAACTCCATCATCGGTCGGCTGTTTACCATTGAGGAGCTCATCAACGAGATGGGTTATGAAGCAGTGTTCATCGGTTCCGGCGCGGGCCTGCCCCGTTTTATGGGCATCCCGGGCGAGGGCCTGGTTGGTGTGTATTCCGCCAACGAGTTTTTGACCCGTGTTAATCTGATGAAGGCATACAAAGAAAACTACGATACGCCGATCAAAAAGTCGCATCGTGTGGCCATCATCGGCGGCGGTAATGTGGCAATGGATGCGGCGCGCAGTGCCAAACGCTTGGGTGCTAAAGAAGTGTATATTGTTTATCGCCGCTCCGAACACGAGCTGCCAGCTCGTGCCGAGGAAGTCCACCACGCCAAAGAAGAAGGCATCATTTTCAAATTCCTGACTTCTCCGGTGGAAATCCACGGTGATGAGAACGGTATCGTTCGTTCTATCGAATGCGTGGAGATGGAACTGGGTGAGCCGGATGCTTCCGGCCGCCGCCGCCCAAAAGCTAAGGAAGGTTCCAATTTCGAAATCCCGCTGGACAGTGTTATTATGGCGATCGGCACCACGCCCAATCCGCTGATTACCGCCACCACACCGGGCCTTGACGCCAATTCTCACGGCTGCATTGTGGCGGATGAAGACGGCAAAACGACTCATAAAGCCGTGTATGCGGGCGGCGATGCCGTAACCGGCGCGGCTACGGTCATTCTGGCCATGGGTGCCGGCCGTCAGGCTGCCCATGCGATTGACAAATATATCAAGAGCAAGGTTGCGGTGGCCAAATAA
- a CDS encoding metallophosphoesterase family protein, with product MSNLDRIAVISDIHGNLTALEAVLDDIRQRGIRRIICLGDLVGKGPRSVEVLYRCMEVCETVVQGNWDDFVSRDNFEPSVLWYRNQLGREGLLLLQGLPGQTTFFLSGQLVRLFHAHPTSLFKRVYFNGAIGQKESMFEPPTLPGTLAIPQVSDLVGYGDIHHAYIESFSMKTLFNCGSVGNPLDLTQASYAILEGKLGSCNDAPYSISFCRVQYDIEREIRIASESGMPFLEPYVRELRTARYSRY from the coding sequence GTGAGCAATTTGGACAGGATCGCCGTTATTTCGGATATTCATGGGAACCTGACGGCTCTGGAGGCCGTTCTGGACGATATCAGGCAGCGCGGTATCCGACGTATCATCTGTTTGGGTGATCTGGTTGGAAAGGGCCCCAGAAGCGTGGAAGTGCTGTATCGGTGTATGGAAGTGTGTGAGACCGTCGTGCAGGGAAACTGGGACGATTTTGTCAGCCGGGACAACTTTGAGCCTTCTGTGTTGTGGTATCGGAATCAATTGGGGCGTGAAGGTTTGCTGTTGCTTCAAGGGCTTCCCGGTCAAACCACTTTTTTCCTGAGCGGGCAACTTGTGCGCCTGTTTCATGCGCACCCCACCAGCTTGTTCAAACGGGTGTATTTCAATGGGGCCATCGGGCAAAAAGAATCTATGTTTGAACCGCCTACATTGCCGGGTACGCTGGCAATCCCACAGGTTTCCGACCTTGTGGGGTATGGGGATATCCATCATGCCTACATAGAAAGTTTCTCTATGAAGACGTTGTTCAACTGCGGCAGTGTGGGTAACCCGCTTGACCTGACACAGGCTTCCTATGCCATTCTGGAAGGAAAACTGGGCAGCTGCAACGATGCACCCTACAGCATTTCTTTTTGCCGGGTGCAGTATGATATCGAACGGGAGATACGCATCGCGTCGGAAAGTGGCATGCCTTTTTTGGAGCCATATGTCCGGGAACTGCGTACGGCCAGATACAGCCGTTATTGA
- a CDS encoding site-specific integrase — protein MASIIKRKKNYAIVYNYTNENGESKQKWESVPTYKEAIRRKAEVENQLLSGTYIPPVQQSVTEFLKDFVSTYGEKRWGISMYDGCTALIGNYIDPIIGDMHIQSINTRAVDKYIQTLRKTPCVSTPTRKPSTKYVTDKTIEKIIKLLSCAFGQAVRWELIGKNPFKNAVLPKTVYKRREIWTAEMIRTALDACTDSRLYVAINLAFACSLRMGEILGLTWNNVHITDADIAKDDASVYIDKELTRASKHAIEMLGERDIYYIFKPLLCDTKTRLILKKPKTETSIRKIWLPKTLAYILRKWRQSQEEMKGFLGDEYQDFNLVVAQSNGRPCDDRIILKEFSKLKETAGLPNVVFHSLRHSSTTYKLKLNHGDLKATQGDTGHAEIDMITKIYAHILDEDRKINAQKFENAFYANPDLREVKAPSEPAQPSVDVQALAEQLSRSPDLLTSLSRMVAAQQAPHQPC, from the coding sequence ATGGCTTCCATCATCAAACGTAAGAAAAACTATGCCATCGTTTACAATTACACCAATGAGAACGGTGAATCCAAGCAGAAGTGGGAAAGCGTACCGACCTATAAAGAAGCCATTCGGCGCAAAGCTGAAGTGGAGAATCAACTGTTGAGCGGCACCTACATTCCGCCAGTTCAACAATCCGTAACCGAATTCTTGAAAGACTTTGTTTCAACCTACGGTGAAAAACGTTGGGGCATTTCGATGTATGACGGCTGCACCGCCTTAATCGGCAACTACATTGATCCCATCATCGGGGACATGCACATTCAGTCGATCAACACAAGGGCGGTGGACAAATACATCCAGACCTTACGAAAGACGCCATGCGTCAGCACACCGACCCGGAAACCCTCTACGAAATATGTGACCGATAAAACCATCGAGAAAATCATCAAGCTGTTGAGTTGCGCGTTTGGCCAGGCCGTCCGCTGGGAACTCATCGGCAAAAATCCATTCAAGAATGCCGTTTTGCCCAAAACCGTATATAAGCGGCGGGAAATCTGGACGGCCGAGATGATCCGCACGGCACTCGATGCATGCACGGACAGCAGGCTTTATGTGGCCATCAATTTGGCGTTTGCCTGCTCGCTGCGTATGGGCGAGATTTTGGGGCTGACCTGGAACAACGTCCACATCACAGATGCGGATATTGCCAAAGACGATGCCTCCGTCTACATCGACAAGGAACTGACGCGGGCATCCAAGCATGCCATCGAAATGCTGGGCGAGCGGGATATCTACTATATTTTCAAGCCGCTGCTCTGCGACACGAAAACGCGGCTGATTTTGAAAAAGCCCAAGACGGAGACGAGCATCCGTAAAATCTGGCTTCCAAAAACGCTGGCCTATATTTTACGGAAATGGCGGCAATCGCAGGAAGAAATGAAAGGTTTTCTGGGAGACGAGTATCAGGACTTCAACCTTGTCGTGGCGCAGTCCAACGGCCGCCCCTGCGACGACCGAATCATTCTGAAGGAATTCTCCAAGCTTAAGGAAACCGCCGGGTTGCCCAACGTCGTATTTCACAGTCTGCGACATTCCAGCACGACGTACAAGCTCAAGCTGAATCATGGCGACCTGAAAGCGACGCAAGGGGACACCGGCCATGCCGAGATCGACATGATCACAAAAATCTACGCGCATATCTTGGACGAGGATCGGAAAATCAATGCGCAGAAGTTTGAAAATGCTTTTTACGCAAATCCTGATCTGCGGGAAGTCAAAGCACCGTCAGAACCCGCACAGCCGTCCGTGGACGTTCAAGCTCTCGCGGAACAACTTTCCCGGTCGCCGGATTTGCTCACATCCCTGTCGCGCATGGTCGCCGCACAGCAAGCGCCTCATCAGCCCTGCTAA
- a CDS encoding L-lactate dehydrogenase, whose amino-acid sequence MRSINNKVVVIGAGMVGAAVVDAMLSLCLVSEIAVIDRNVQRAEGVALDASHTTSFAYSPNVHVHAGTFADCADAQIVVIAAGTSVQPGKVVHDRLSLAASNAAVIRDTMAEICPYTTDAVLIVVSNPVDIVTYVAQNEFNYPRDHIIGTGTLLDTARLRRLIAEEYAVDTKNVHGYILGEHGDTAFAVWSMVSIAGVSLPDAARIFRRPVHLDREALVREVRQAGYHIVQLKGYTNAGVANSVGRIAKAVMLHERSVLPVSTTLTGEYGIHDVALSLPCVITDQGIGQVLEIPLSPEEQEQMHQCAERLHTVLQQLDILPSGH is encoded by the coding sequence ATGCGGTCTATCAACAATAAAGTGGTTGTCATCGGGGCCGGTATGGTGGGCGCTGCGGTGGTGGACGCCATGTTGTCTCTGTGTTTGGTGTCCGAGATCGCGGTTATTGATCGCAATGTGCAGCGCGCCGAGGGAGTCGCATTGGATGCAAGCCACACCACTTCGTTTGCCTATAGTCCGAATGTGCACGTGCACGCCGGCACCTTTGCCGATTGTGCGGATGCGCAGATCGTGGTGATTGCTGCCGGCACGAGTGTACAACCTGGAAAGGTCGTGCACGACCGCTTGTCTTTGGCTGCCTCCAACGCTGCCGTCATACGCGACACGATGGCGGAGATTTGTCCATATACGACCGATGCGGTTCTGATCGTTGTCAGCAATCCGGTCGATATTGTTACATATGTGGCGCAGAACGAATTCAATTATCCACGCGATCATATCATCGGCACGGGCACTCTGCTGGATACGGCTCGCCTGCGCAGGCTGATTGCCGAGGAATACGCGGTTGATACCAAGAATGTGCATGGCTATATCCTTGGGGAACACGGCGACACGGCATTTGCTGTATGGAGCATGGTTTCCATTGCGGGCGTGTCGCTGCCGGATGCCGCACGTATCTTCCGTCGGCCGGTGCATTTGGACAGGGAAGCGCTTGTGCGTGAAGTGAGGCAGGCTGGCTATCACATCGTGCAGCTAAAAGGTTACACAAATGCAGGCGTAGCCAACAGCGTGGGCCGCATTGCCAAAGCGGTCATGCTGCACGAGCGTAGCGTGCTGCCCGTGTCCACTACTCTGACCGGAGAATACGGTATCCATGATGTGGCTTTGAGTCTGCCGTGTGTCATCACGGATCAGGGGATTGGCCAGGTCTTGGAGATCCCGCTTTCTCCGGAGGAACAGGAGCAGATGCATCAATGCGCGGAACGCCTGCACACCGTTCTGCAGCAGCTGGATATTCTACCAAGCGGGCACTAG